In Clostridium sp. SY8519, one genomic interval encodes:
- a CDS encoding MFS transporter: MEQKKVRGYGVRGWILIIWIATGFLAYTAVGNYPLNILADLYGGQQVLSTIYTVASVIGVIVQLIASSFIGRLKSVKKLGVLMGLLTIIALLGIMFIPGYIPGPMQMLWRAVYGIGTVLAVMYGTFALSILVGQWFPTRKGSVMGIATFAFPIGNGVLGAFAAVAFKGGTPHVAQAFLPFLIIFIVGWLLGVALIPDYPEEVGAFRDNNANMTPEMAKAMMEEEIENKKTTVWKLNHTLTTRDFWFITIPAGLLLMFSVGTMTQTNAILSQMGSGLNKFGGFSGVMAMIMIFGLVGSFALGMVDQKFGTKKGMLVACIIMLIAGILGAVSSPEKPGLLVAALICLALFMGASSNFTVSLAAQYWRREDFGTVFAAVNPIANLICAFGPVLIAILMLSLGYTAIFKVIAVFGVISIVLMLLFSGKHVKEKDDKFREAAGKPLDDALVGRK; this comes from the coding sequence ATGGAACAGAAAAAAGTAAGAGGTTACGGTGTGAGGGGCTGGATCCTGATCATCTGGATTGCCACAGGCTTCCTTGCATACACTGCAGTGGGTAACTACCCGTTAAACATCTTGGCTGATCTGTATGGCGGCCAGCAGGTTCTGTCTACGATCTATACTGTTGCATCGGTGATCGGCGTAATTGTTCAGCTGATTGCATCCAGTTTCATCGGCCGGTTAAAGAGCGTGAAAAAACTCGGCGTTTTGATGGGACTTTTAACGATTATCGCACTGCTTGGAATCATGTTTATTCCCGGCTATATTCCCGGACCGATGCAGATGCTCTGGCGCGCGGTTTATGGAATCGGTACCGTGCTGGCTGTAATGTATGGCACCTTCGCACTGTCCATTCTGGTAGGCCAGTGGTTCCCTACAAGAAAAGGAAGCGTGATGGGCATCGCCACCTTCGCATTCCCTATCGGCAACGGTGTGCTGGGAGCATTTGCGGCAGTTGCTTTTAAGGGCGGAACCCCCCATGTGGCACAGGCGTTCCTGCCGTTTTTGATTATCTTTATCGTCGGCTGGCTGCTGGGTGTGGCGCTGATCCCGGATTATCCGGAGGAAGTCGGCGCATTCCGTGATAACAACGCGAATATGACGCCGGAAATGGCGAAAGCCATGATGGAAGAAGAAATCGAAAACAAAAAGACGACGGTATGGAAACTGAATCATACGTTAACGACACGGGATTTCTGGTTTATCACCATTCCTGCGGGACTTCTTCTGATGTTCTCGGTAGGTACCATGACACAGACCAATGCGATCTTAAGCCAGATGGGCAGCGGTCTGAACAAATTCGGCGGTTTTTCCGGCGTAATGGCAATGATCATGATCTTCGGCCTTGTGGGCAGTTTCGCGCTTGGTATGGTGGATCAGAAATTCGGCACCAAAAAAGGAATGCTGGTTGCTTGCATTATCATGCTGATTGCCGGTATCCTCGGAGCGGTTTCCTCACCGGAAAAACCGGGTCTTCTGGTAGCGGCGCTGATTTGCCTGGCACTGTTTATGGGAGCTTCCTCTAACTTTACCGTATCCCTGGCGGCTCAGTACTGGCGCAGGGAAGATTTCGGCACCGTGTTCGCGGCAGTGAATCCCATCGCCAATCTGATCTGTGCTTTCGGCCCGGTGCTGATCGCGATTCTGATGCTGTCCCTGGGGTATACCGCAATCTTTAAGGTAATTGCAGTATTTGGCGTGATTTCCATCGTTCTTATGCTCCTGTTCAGCGGCAAGCATGTGAAAGAGAAGGATGATAAGTTCAGAGAAGCAGCCGGCAAACCGCTGGATGACGCTCTGGTAGGAAGAAAATAA
- a CDS encoding FprA family A-type flavoprotein, giving the protein MEAKELNSYRLVTDDLYWVGVDDHRLALFENMHPIQEGVSYNSYMLLDEKTVLLDTVDWSKGQDFFDNVESLLNGRKLDYIIVNHMEPDHAATLGEMMLHHPEATIVSNAKAVQFMKQFGFAVEGKTQVIKEGDILDTGSHKLTFVMAPMVHWPEAMVTYDTTNGALFSADAFGTFGALNGRLFNDELLFDRDWLDEARRYYTNIVGKYGNNTQKLLKKAAGLDIKFICPLHGPVWRSDFNYFIDKYDLWSRYEPEKEGVMIVYGSMYGHTEAAVAELAAKLSAKGMNHMKVFDVSKQHVSYLIANAFKYSHIVLASVTYNLGIFPPMAAFLDDMKALNLQNRKVSIIENGTWAIKSGDKMQEKIDSMKNMTLVGDRVTIQSAMTAENEAQLDALADAIIASMK; this is encoded by the coding sequence ATGGAGGCGAAAGAATTGAATAGTTACAGATTAGTTACCGATGATCTCTACTGGGTCGGCGTGGACGATCACCGGCTGGCACTTTTTGAAAACATGCATCCAATCCAGGAGGGAGTGTCCTACAACTCCTACATGCTGCTGGATGAGAAGACCGTATTGCTTGACACGGTGGACTGGTCAAAGGGGCAGGATTTTTTTGACAATGTGGAATCCCTGCTGAACGGACGCAAACTGGACTATATTATTGTCAATCATATGGAACCGGATCACGCGGCAACGCTGGGCGAAATGATGCTGCATCATCCGGAAGCCACAATTGTCAGCAATGCCAAGGCAGTGCAGTTTATGAAGCAGTTTGGCTTTGCAGTAGAGGGCAAGACCCAGGTGATCAAAGAAGGGGATATCCTGGATACCGGCAGCCATAAGCTCACCTTTGTGATGGCACCGATGGTGCACTGGCCGGAAGCAATGGTTACTTACGATACAACCAATGGCGCCCTGTTTTCCGCGGATGCCTTCGGCACTTTCGGCGCGCTGAACGGCAGACTGTTTAACGACGAGCTTCTGTTTGACAGAGACTGGCTGGACGAGGCACGCCGCTACTATACAAATATTGTGGGCAAATACGGCAACAACACGCAGAAACTGCTGAAAAAGGCGGCCGGACTGGATATCAAATTCATCTGCCCGCTGCACGGACCGGTATGGCGTTCGGATTTCAATTATTTCATTGACAAATACGATCTCTGGAGCCGCTACGAACCGGAAAAAGAAGGCGTCATGATTGTCTATGGCTCCATGTACGGACATACGGAAGCCGCAGTGGCAGAACTGGCCGCCAAGCTGTCCGCCAAAGGCATGAATCACATGAAAGTGTTTGATGTATCTAAACAGCATGTTTCATATCTGATCGCCAATGCCTTTAAATACAGCCATATCGTGCTGGCATCTGTGACCTACAATCTGGGGATTTTCCCGCCGATGGCAGCGTTCCTGGATGATATGAAGGCGCTGAACCTGCAGAACCGCAAGGTATCCATTATTGAGAACGGAACCTGGGCTATTAAGTCCGGCGATAAAATGCAGGAAAAGATTGACTCTATGAAGAATATGACCCTGGTAGGGGATCGGGTGACCATTCAGTCCGCGATGACAGCTGAGAATGAAGCGCAGCTGGACGCGCTGGCAGACGCGATTATCGCATCCATGAAATAA
- the greA gene encoding transcription elongation factor GreA — protein MHDKLTREDIARMQEELDHRILVVRKEALEAVKEARAQGDLSENFEYKAAKQYKNQNESRIRYLERMIRSAVIVEDHAAADEVGLNKRVRVKFTDDGEEDTFIIVTSIRGNSMKGYITPESPAGKALMGHKAGETVQVALDGGGGYGLEILSVETVENADEIAIRKF, from the coding sequence ATGCATGACAAACTGACCCGCGAAGATATCGCCCGTATGCAGGAAGAACTGGACCACCGGATTCTTGTGGTGCGCAAAGAAGCACTGGAAGCAGTGAAAGAAGCCCGCGCCCAAGGAGATTTGAGCGAAAATTTTGAATACAAAGCCGCAAAACAGTACAAAAATCAGAACGAAAGCCGGATTCGCTATTTGGAACGGATGATTCGGTCGGCAGTCATTGTGGAAGACCATGCGGCCGCGGATGAAGTAGGGCTGAATAAGCGCGTACGGGTAAAGTTTACGGATGACGGCGAAGAGGATACATTTATCATCGTTACGTCCATTCGCGGAAATTCCATGAAAGGCTATATTACGCCGGAATCACCGGCAGGCAAGGCGCTGATGGGGCATAAAGCGGGGGAAACTGTGCAGGTGGCCCTGGATGGAGGCGGCGGATACGGCTTGGAAATCCTTTCAGTTGAGACCGTGGAAAATGCGGATGAGATCGCGATCCGCAAGTTTTAA
- a CDS encoding DUF3837 family protein, which produces MVYSIAYDAVKIKTEQFDPPVSLISDTELAAAIALGYRQAGMACPQFDRDTCPEDCRQQVLTELQGTGVHPKLYEVLERYESRAESWSDDAYGVLYYEETGEKEDA; this is translated from the coding sequence ATGGTATATTCCATTGCGTATGACGCAGTTAAAATAAAGACTGAGCAGTTTGATCCGCCGGTCAGCCTGATCAGTGATACTGAACTGGCGGCAGCGATTGCCCTGGGGTATCGGCAGGCGGGGATGGCCTGCCCGCAATTTGACCGGGACACCTGCCCGGAGGACTGCCGGCAGCAGGTCTTAACGGAATTACAGGGAACAGGAGTACACCCGAAGCTTTATGAAGTGCTGGAACGCTATGAGTCCCGGGCCGAAAGCTGGTCCGATGATGCGTATGGTGTGCTGTATTATGAAGAAACAGGAGAGAAAGAAGATGCATGA
- a CDS encoding aspartate carbamoyltransferase regulatory subunit codes for MLNISAIKEGFVLDHIKAGMSLSIYHDLKLDELDCSVAIIKNVPSKKMGKKDILKVECDIEQLDLDILGFIDHNITVNIIKNEEIVEKKTLKLPSKVVNVIKCKNPRCITSIEQELDQIFYLTDPEKEIYRCKYCEEKCSR; via the coding sequence ATGTTAAATATCAGTGCTATTAAGGAAGGGTTCGTCCTGGATCATATCAAGGCCGGCATGAGCCTCTCCATTTACCATGATCTGAAACTGGATGAGCTGGACTGTTCGGTGGCCATCATCAAAAATGTTCCCAGCAAAAAAATGGGTAAAAAAGATATCCTCAAGGTAGAATGTGATATCGAACAGCTTGATCTGGACATTCTGGGCTTCATTGACCACAACATTACGGTCAATATCATTAAAAATGAAGAAATCGTAGAGAAAAAGACGCTGAAGCTTCCGTCAAAAGTCGTCAATGTCATCAAATGCAAAAACCCGCGCTGCATTACTTCGATTGAACAGGAACTGGATCAGATCTTCTATCTGACCGATCCGGAAAAAGAGATCTACCGCTGCAAATACTGTGAAGAGAAATGCTCCCGCTGA